A single window of Mustelus asterias unplaced genomic scaffold, sMusAst1.hap1.1 HAP1_SCAFFOLD_77, whole genome shotgun sequence DNA harbors:
- the LOC144483765 gene encoding uncharacterized protein LOC144483765, whose product MEKPWECVDCGKGFGFPSQLEVHRRSHTGERPFTCSVCGKGFTHSYNLLTHQRVHTGERPFTCPVCGKGFTRSSHIVTHQLVHTDEKLFTCSDCEKSFKCKKDLLTHQRIHTGERPFTFSVCGKEFIQSSHLQTHQLVHSDNKLFNCSHCEKSFKSKKDLLTHQYAHTGERPFTCCVCGKGFTRSSNLLNHQRVHTGERPFTCSTCGKGFSQSSNLLTHQRVHSGERPFYLLCLWEGIFSFILSSETPASSHWGEAVHL is encoded by the coding sequence atggagaaaccgtgggaatgtgtggattgtgggaagggattcggtttcccatcacaactggaggttcatcggcgcagtcacactggggagagaccgttcacctgctccgtctgtgggaagggattcacccattcatacaatcttctgactcaccaacgggttcacactggggagaggccgttcacctgccctgtgtgtgggaagggattcactcgctcatcccacattgtgacacaccaacttgttcacactgatgagaaactgtttacatgttctgactgtgagaagagttttaaatgcaaaaaggatctgctgacacaccaacgaattcacactggggagagaccgttcaccttctctgtgtgtgggaaagaattcattcagtcatcccacttgcagacacatcaacttgttcactctgacaacaaactttttaattgttcccactgtgagaagagctttaaaagtaaaaaagatctgctgacgcaccaatatgctcacactggggagaggccattcacctgctgtgtgtgtgggaagggattcactcgttcatccaacctattgaatcaccagcgagttcacactggggagaggccgttcacctgctccacgtgtgggaagggattcagtcagtcatccaacctgctgacacatcagagagttcacagtggggagaggccattttacctgctctgtctgtgggaagggattttctcatttatcttatcttctgaaacaccagcgagttcacactggggagaggccgttcacctgtaa